The following coding sequences lie in one Myxococcales bacterium genomic window:
- a CDS encoding energy transducer TonB: MATIIISERFLRVSGVMAASLFLHAIAFAAVALLPPSSLKALDLSQQDVDVELSFLSASESGDSPLIPAPEPRMTRRAATELRQEDAPAPLAVTNSSKVIESVAPAAVERGPSDTPIHSAEGGETMQQGAQGAGLQALAAAWLQGVGRMIFANAVRHYPALARQSRLEGTVALAITIDGVGRITHVVVKRSSGYEVLDRAALAAVHAIQKVPPPPVALGWQPRALTLPIVYKLR, translated from the coding sequence GTGGCCACAATCATAATTTCTGAGCGATTTCTGAGGGTTAGTGGCGTGATGGCTGCATCGCTTTTCTTGCACGCCATCGCTTTTGCTGCAGTGGCACTTCTCCCGCCGTCTTCCCTGAAGGCCCTTGACTTGAGCCAGCAGGACGTCGACGTGGAGCTGAGCTTTTTGAGCGCATCGGAGTCGGGGGACTCCCCTCTAATCCCCGCGCCCGAACCACGAATGACTAGGCGTGCCGCGACTGAGCTCAGACAAGAAGACGCGCCCGCGCCTCTTGCGGTAACCAATAGCTCCAAAGTAATCGAGTCGGTTGCCCCCGCCGCAGTGGAACGAGGCCCATCCGATACTCCCATTCACTCAGCCGAGGGTGGTGAAACGATGCAGCAGGGCGCACAAGGCGCGGGCCTTCAGGCATTGGCTGCGGCATGGTTACAAGGTGTAGGGCGAATGATTTTCGCGAATGCGGTGCGGCATTATCCTGCCTTGGCTCGTCAGAGCCGCCTTGAGGGCACCGTGGCGCTCGCCATCACGATCGATGGAGTCGGTCGCATCACGCATGTGGTGGTCAAACGGTCCTCGGGCTATGAGGTGCTGGACCGGGCCGCCTTGGCGGCCGTACACGCAATCCAAAAAGTGCCACCGCCGCCTGTCGCCCTCGGCTGGCAGCCTCGTGCCCTGACGTTGCCCATCGTTTACAAGCTTCGCTGA
- a CDS encoding imelysin family protein has product MFSVGRVLGVLGVGIVAAGCNSKASTNPIPDGFDHASLIRSWATDVIVPTYAALAVDARALRDAVKSYQLATASGSDEREQLLDEARQAWGTAMEQCQEAELMQMGPAGPSGPTGLKGGENLRDELYSWPTVSACRVDQELVDGTYADTDFFERETVNAYGMDALEYLLFNEASAHSCPPQANLDDAWDALGEEELTKRRASYAASVAEHVLATAEELQARWDPASGNFIEQFIQPGTGGSVYDNNRCVIDEVFASLFYIEFKVKDMKLGIPSGVRPECVETQCPEAVESRWAKRSLENIRANYEGFERLFWGGEGGLGFDDYLIGIEARDLEARMRLQFDSTISTLEAIPGPLADAVVNDDASVMAAYDALKSLTDILKTEFVSKLSLRVPNEGDGDND; this is encoded by the coding sequence ATGTTCAGCGTGGGCAGAGTGCTCGGCGTTCTCGGCGTGGGTATCGTGGCCGCAGGGTGTAATAGCAAAGCGTCGACAAACCCAATCCCTGACGGTTTTGATCACGCATCGCTGATACGCAGTTGGGCCACCGATGTGATTGTCCCGACCTACGCAGCCCTCGCGGTGGATGCTAGGGCACTTCGTGATGCAGTGAAGTCGTACCAGCTCGCCACAGCTTCCGGTTCAGACGAACGCGAGCAGCTTCTCGACGAAGCGCGACAAGCGTGGGGTACGGCGATGGAGCAATGCCAAGAGGCGGAATTAATGCAGATGGGGCCGGCCGGACCGAGCGGCCCGACGGGGCTCAAGGGAGGCGAGAATCTCCGCGACGAACTTTACTCCTGGCCCACGGTGAGTGCATGCCGCGTCGATCAGGAACTTGTCGATGGAACCTATGCAGACACAGATTTCTTTGAGCGGGAAACGGTGAACGCCTACGGCATGGATGCTTTGGAGTATCTGTTGTTCAACGAAGCGAGCGCTCACAGCTGCCCGCCTCAGGCCAATCTTGACGATGCTTGGGATGCGCTCGGCGAAGAGGAGCTGACCAAGCGCAGGGCCAGTTACGCCGCGTCCGTGGCTGAGCACGTATTAGCCACTGCCGAGGAGCTTCAGGCCAGGTGGGACCCCGCTTCCGGGAATTTTATCGAGCAGTTTATACAGCCGGGCACGGGAGGCTCGGTCTACGACAATAACCGCTGCGTCATTGATGAGGTGTTTGCCTCGCTATTCTACATTGAGTTCAAAGTCAAAGACATGAAGCTTGGCATTCCGTCGGGAGTACGGCCCGAATGCGTCGAGACGCAATGTCCAGAGGCAGTGGAGTCTCGATGGGCAAAACGCTCTCTAGAAAACATTCGGGCCAACTATGAAGGGTTTGAAAGGCTGTTTTGGGGCGGCGAAGGCGGCCTCGGATTTGATGACTATTTGATAGGCATCGAGGCGCGCGATCTCGAAGCGCGCATGAGGCTCCAATTTGATTCGACCATTAGTACGCTGGAAGCCATCCCGGGGCCATTAGCCGACGCTGTGGTCAATGACGATGCATCGGTAATGGCGGCATATGACGCACTGAAGTCGCTGACAGACATCTTGAAAACGGAGTTTGTCAGCAAGCTGAGCCTCCGGGTGCCGAACGAGGGGGACGGTGACAACGACTAA
- a CDS encoding MMPL family transporter codes for MNAGFKAIYLKLLRLQIKHPLRILIVAVLITAGSIPLALELELNSHWRALLPDTTPSVRDLNRIGDNIGGLSTLSVVIQSHDLPAMQRFAHDAVPRLKQALGKDIVRIDWNLKAYKDLVTAHRHLYVPLEELQKIRDDLSSRLEYETLSANPLYVDLGDEAPPPIQTFIKDVKTTVQAQAEVLDEFPEGYYVHPKKDLLVFFIRTDVEGGDAKPSERLMKRSTEVLQKLQPESYAPDMKVSLAGDIPEALEEHRAITEELTLATSLTVILVLVVIFVFFRRWRAVPLLGLGLLPPVALTFAVAELSVDYLNTSTAFLGSIVIGNGVNPYIIWLARYFEERRKGRSRVIALAHTHRNVWSATLTASLAAAAAYGSLILTDFRGFRDFGIISATGMVLCWLGSVVILPALISFTDSLRPITQPNRPARQAPYGRLFATLIYRFPKGIVSVSIGLGILSAALVGVAISRDPLEYNINNLRSVRKGSTRTQLLNDRVNEFMTRTASGTVVILLAPSRAEVNYLQNQLEARRDAGKAVYGPVRSINNLLPSEQRKKINVLNEIRELLARMRPHLSPSEQADIDQFSPPDTLVALTDNDLPSDVVAPFKERNGTVGRLVFVEQSDRRANWDGRYLVAWSRDARAVKTSTGKHPPLAGRPPIFADMLEAIWQDGPRAIGASLVATVMLLFMAFTQWSRRLVTLAALLLGVLWMGGAMAILGIKLNFLNFVAFPITFGNGVDYGVNVMRRYASEASRGTDRLLAIRYAIEETGGAVVLCSLTTVIGYMSLHASSNRAINSFGAAMGISEITCLLTAVVTMPAIMLLWKRRRQVFRVSSPTQP; via the coding sequence GTGAACGCAGGGTTTAAAGCAATCTATCTGAAACTGTTACGGCTTCAGATCAAGCATCCCCTTCGTATTCTTATCGTGGCGGTGTTGATCACGGCGGGCTCCATTCCGCTTGCGCTCGAGCTTGAGCTCAATAGCCATTGGCGCGCCTTGTTACCCGATACCACACCAAGCGTGCGCGATCTGAATCGCATCGGCGACAACATCGGGGGCCTGTCCACGCTAAGCGTTGTGATTCAATCGCACGACTTGCCAGCAATGCAGCGCTTTGCACACGATGCTGTGCCGCGACTAAAGCAGGCCCTCGGCAAAGATATCGTTCGTATCGACTGGAACCTGAAAGCGTACAAAGACCTTGTCACCGCCCACCGTCATTTATATGTGCCGCTCGAAGAGCTGCAAAAAATTAGAGACGACCTATCAAGCCGCCTGGAATACGAAACGCTGAGCGCTAATCCTTTGTATGTGGATTTAGGTGATGAAGCACCCCCACCAATACAGACCTTTATCAAGGACGTTAAGACCACTGTGCAGGCCCAGGCCGAGGTGCTCGATGAGTTTCCAGAAGGATATTACGTGCATCCCAAAAAAGACCTTCTGGTCTTCTTCATTCGCACCGACGTCGAGGGCGGAGATGCCAAGCCTTCAGAACGACTGATGAAGCGGAGCACGGAAGTGCTTCAGAAGCTACAGCCGGAGAGCTATGCGCCGGACATGAAGGTGTCACTTGCGGGCGATATCCCAGAAGCTCTTGAAGAGCACCGCGCGATTACCGAGGAACTCACACTCGCGACCTCGTTGACGGTCATTCTAGTTCTCGTTGTCATTTTTGTTTTTTTTCGTCGTTGGCGAGCCGTTCCGCTTCTCGGTCTCGGGTTGCTCCCGCCTGTAGCCCTCACCTTTGCTGTCGCCGAACTATCGGTGGACTATCTCAATACCTCCACGGCCTTTCTTGGAAGCATCGTCATCGGCAATGGCGTCAATCCCTACATCATATGGCTCGCGAGATACTTTGAAGAACGTCGCAAAGGACGCTCGCGTGTCATCGCGCTCGCGCATACACATCGCAATGTTTGGTCCGCCACGCTGACCGCTTCCTTGGCCGCGGCGGCTGCCTATGGCTCGCTGATCCTTACCGATTTCCGAGGATTTAGAGATTTCGGCATTATCAGTGCAACGGGCATGGTTCTGTGTTGGTTGGGCTCTGTGGTGATTTTGCCCGCTTTAATCAGTTTCACCGATTCACTGAGGCCGATTACTCAGCCAAACCGGCCCGCCCGCCAGGCGCCTTATGGGCGGTTGTTCGCAACGCTTATCTATAGATTTCCCAAAGGCATTGTCAGCGTTTCGATTGGCCTCGGGATTCTTAGCGCGGCGCTAGTGGGAGTGGCAATCTCGCGCGATCCGCTTGAGTACAACATCAACAACCTCCGCTCGGTGCGCAAAGGCAGCACCCGCACGCAACTGTTGAATGACCGAGTCAATGAATTCATGACGCGCACCGCTTCGGGCACGGTCGTAATTTTGCTCGCACCCTCCCGCGCCGAGGTCAACTACCTTCAAAATCAGCTTGAGGCCCGCCGCGATGCCGGAAAGGCTGTCTACGGCCCGGTCCGGAGCATCAACAACTTGTTGCCATCGGAACAAAGAAAAAAAATCAATGTCTTGAATGAGATACGCGAGCTTCTCGCCCGGATGCGCCCGCATCTTTCTCCCTCCGAGCAGGCCGACATCGACCAGTTTTCCCCGCCCGATACGCTTGTCGCCCTTACGGATAATGATTTGCCGTCGGACGTGGTGGCACCCTTTAAGGAACGGAACGGAACGGTGGGTCGGCTGGTCTTCGTCGAGCAATCCGACAGACGCGCCAATTGGGATGGGCGCTACCTCGTAGCATGGTCAAGAGATGCAAGAGCTGTGAAGACATCGACAGGTAAGCATCCGCCGTTGGCAGGCCGGCCCCCGATTTTCGCTGACATGTTAGAGGCCATCTGGCAAGACGGTCCTCGCGCGATCGGCGCATCGTTGGTTGCTACGGTCATGCTGCTATTTATGGCCTTCACTCAATGGTCTCGGCGCCTTGTGACCCTTGCAGCACTGCTCTTGGGTGTCCTATGGATGGGAGGCGCCATGGCGATCTTGGGCATCAAACTCAATTTTCTCAACTTCGTGGCGTTTCCCATCACTTTTGGCAACGGCGTGGATTACGGCGTCAATGTCATGAGGCGCTATGCTTCGGAGGCCTCGCGCGGCACCGATCGCCTGTTGGCCATCCGCTATGCCATCGAAGAAACCGGGGGCGCTGTGGTGTTGTGCTCGCTTACCACCGTGATTGGATATATGTCGCTTCATGCGAGTTCAAATCGGGCCATCAATTCCTTTGGTGCGGCGATGGGAATCAGCGAGATCACCTGTCTACTGACGGCCGTTGTGACCATGCCCGCCATCATGCTCCTTTGGAAACGTCGCCGGCAGGTCTTCCGGGTGTCTAGCCCCACCCAACCTTGA
- a CDS encoding protein kinase has product MMWARAAESMVSGEGWVPAAAGVLHERAMRHFGDGMRQYLVVRLARLDLADEVFREVQQQSLSWPKERFLQPPGAKAQLYALARQLADHMLGKTGSATRNRHSLPWKPTRAELPQSYIKALTYFRTGLSPSDAELLELYFVRELAFDEIAFVVARPLGEIESEMARLIPHAQQIAGDAPPSRIPGLAGALIEAFALGSLEDHVEINAPTEEERAPLRHGTLIGGRYAIDQRMGIGSFGDVYRANDTEVDGHVVALKILHHAAISEKARAAALRELRLIASVFHPSIVLFKDHGWFEERLWFVMPWYHGETLEARIARQPLTRFEARQIFEPLARALAAMHAVGVRHQDIKPENIFLAQTSGFGLGMTKDSVLPVLLDLGVAATEAEVFLAGTPMYFAPEVAAPFASAPNRVEITGKADIFSLALALRNSLEPQTQEEVEGGAVEAFVQHRVGHVPALPQGKKLQYLHSYFEQWLAVDPNERPTAEEFADQLSVLTRPEERRARAMRTLRWLIPSAAAMLIAFGAVVMVLANQAEIQKYRAQRARTEAAQAKAGLSELTADINVLQEQYQNSRWTRQQLATKLAETEGEVKVVSERLDRAQRQRKSLQTSLDEEVKKGAELSQQVYNTRLSLEQETAKANRLRADLTAAQGEVAQLSGDLQRERQRVADLGGELSKSRSLQDALRAESAQLRRDVTDERNRARDMEAQLKEAQKAQRRLEREAADLRRQLDRQAARGGGASAGDPLP; this is encoded by the coding sequence ATGATGTGGGCCCGTGCTGCCGAGTCCATGGTGTCAGGCGAGGGTTGGGTGCCAGCGGCCGCAGGTGTCTTACATGAACGCGCGATGCGCCATTTTGGCGATGGGATGCGGCAATATCTTGTGGTGCGTCTTGCACGGCTCGATCTGGCCGACGAGGTATTTCGTGAGGTTCAGCAACAGAGCCTTTCATGGCCCAAAGAGCGTTTTCTACAGCCGCCCGGTGCCAAGGCTCAGCTTTATGCACTTGCGCGGCAATTGGCTGACCACATGTTGGGCAAGACGGGTTCTGCTACACGCAATCGGCATAGCCTGCCATGGAAGCCGACACGAGCGGAGCTCCCCCAAAGCTATATCAAAGCCCTCACGTACTTTCGCACGGGACTAAGCCCCTCAGATGCCGAGCTGTTGGAACTCTACTTTGTCCGAGAGCTCGCGTTTGACGAGATCGCGTTTGTAGTAGCCAGACCGCTCGGCGAGATAGAGAGCGAAATGGCTCGCTTGATACCCCACGCGCAGCAGATCGCAGGCGACGCTCCTCCCAGTCGGATTCCAGGCTTAGCTGGCGCGCTGATCGAGGCCTTCGCCCTGGGGTCTCTCGAAGACCATGTAGAGATCAACGCACCCACAGAAGAAGAACGTGCACCGTTGCGCCATGGTACCCTAATCGGCGGTCGATACGCGATAGATCAGCGCATGGGCATCGGATCGTTTGGCGATGTGTACCGCGCCAACGATACCGAGGTCGACGGCCATGTGGTGGCGCTAAAAATTCTTCACCATGCGGCCATTTCAGAGAAAGCCCGCGCGGCAGCCTTGCGCGAGCTGCGATTGATTGCATCTGTCTTTCATCCGTCCATTGTGCTTTTCAAAGATCATGGTTGGTTCGAGGAGCGCCTGTGGTTTGTCATGCCGTGGTATCATGGCGAAACCCTCGAGGCCCGGATCGCTCGCCAACCACTTACGCGCTTTGAAGCGCGCCAGATTTTCGAACCGCTCGCCCGAGCGTTGGCTGCGATGCACGCCGTCGGCGTTCGTCATCAAGACATCAAGCCGGAAAACATTTTTCTTGCTCAGACATCGGGTTTTGGTTTGGGCATGACAAAGGACAGCGTGTTGCCCGTCCTACTAGACCTTGGGGTTGCCGCCACTGAAGCCGAGGTGTTTTTGGCGGGGACGCCGATGTATTTCGCGCCCGAAGTGGCAGCTCCCTTTGCCTCAGCACCAAACCGTGTCGAGATCACCGGGAAAGCGGATATTTTTTCTTTGGCACTCGCACTTCGCAATTCGCTTGAGCCTCAAACTCAAGAAGAGGTCGAGGGGGGTGCGGTCGAGGCTTTTGTGCAGCATCGCGTGGGCCATGTGCCCGCGTTGCCGCAGGGAAAAAAGCTTCAGTACTTACATTCCTATTTTGAACAATGGCTTGCGGTGGATCCGAATGAAAGGCCTACTGCGGAGGAATTTGCTGATCAGCTGTCGGTACTCACGCGGCCCGAAGAACGGCGCGCGCGCGCCATGCGGACACTGCGATGGCTAATCCCCTCTGCAGCGGCAATGCTGATCGCCTTCGGAGCCGTGGTGATGGTCTTGGCAAACCAAGCCGAGATTCAGAAATATCGGGCGCAGCGTGCTCGCACGGAGGCTGCCCAAGCCAAAGCTGGCCTTTCGGAATTGACGGCGGATATTAACGTGCTCCAGGAACAATACCAAAACAGTCGTTGGACGCGTCAGCAGCTTGCAACGAAGCTCGCTGAGACAGAAGGCGAAGTAAAAGTGGTTTCCGAGCGTTTGGATCGGGCCCAGCGACAACGAAAATCGTTACAGACGAGCCTGGATGAAGAAGTAAAAAAGGGCGCAGAACTGAGCCAGCAGGTTTACAACACGCGACTTTCCTTGGAGCAAGAAACGGCAAAAGCCAACAGACTCCGCGCCGATTTGACAGCGGCGCAAGGCGAGGTGGCGCAGCTCTCGGGGGATTTGCAGCGCGAGCGGCAGCGGGTCGCGGATCTCGGCGGTGAGCTGTCAAAGAGTCGCTCGCTCCAGGATGCGTTGCGCGCAGAGAGCGCCCAATTACGTCGAGACGTTACCGACGAGCGTAACCGTGCTCGCGATATGGAGGCCCAACTCAAAGAGGCACAGAAGGCGCAACGCCGTCTAGAACGCGAGGCCGCAGATCTGCGCCGACAGCTGGATCGCCAAGCAGCGCGAGGCGGCGGTGCCTCTGCCGGGGATCCCCTTCCTTAG
- a CDS encoding DUF4856 domain-containing protein: MVSGDKAVVVLCLGVLLLALGGCDDGATSDPPKIYTFESRSGDGSSVSYSGQVLRQVLIVDLVTHIAGLTARIDNEGFFPEQGDVLEELDFYYAFDSQSSGDRPLYISTEPSTLQHVYGDIATDKDLQGKIAGNDPEGQHKDFRTQFRGWDEAGVSSPDSLVHRWFEQLEALARERANGNAGTDPDGEPLKHVHVTEKGLDLQQLIQKFLGVAVCFSQGVDDYLDNDVPDGGINSDHTELEEGEPYTELEHAWDEAYGYFGAARDYTQYSDEEIAGSGGRDSHRNGYSDSNDDGHIDLTSEYNFGHSTNAAKRDLGAEGSIDFTQEAFDALLRGRHVLAHATGALNEAEKGSLVAERDIIVSVWEKIIAATVVHYINEVLIDMKTFGTAGYDFYAHAKHWSEMKGFALGFQFSPRSPLSDAEFLELHHYLGQAPVLPGQEGVTAYEDGLRISRAVLVQAYNFDPANEGGVDGQGGW, translated from the coding sequence ATGGTTTCAGGGGATAAAGCAGTCGTGGTTTTGTGTCTAGGAGTTCTCCTGCTAGCGCTGGGCGGCTGTGACGATGGGGCGACCTCGGACCCGCCAAAAATCTATACGTTTGAGAGCCGCTCAGGCGACGGTTCCAGTGTGAGCTATTCTGGCCAGGTCCTCCGGCAAGTGCTTATTGTGGATTTGGTGACTCATATAGCTGGACTGACGGCGCGCATTGATAATGAGGGCTTCTTCCCAGAGCAAGGCGACGTGCTAGAGGAGTTGGATTTCTACTATGCATTTGATAGCCAGAGTTCCGGAGATAGACCGCTCTACATCTCGACAGAGCCTTCCACCTTGCAGCACGTGTATGGCGACATCGCGACTGATAAAGATCTCCAGGGCAAAATCGCGGGAAACGATCCCGAGGGTCAACACAAGGATTTCCGGACTCAGTTCAGGGGATGGGACGAAGCAGGGGTCAGCAGTCCCGACAGCCTGGTGCACCGTTGGTTTGAGCAGCTAGAAGCGTTGGCGCGTGAGCGGGCCAATGGGAATGCCGGGACGGATCCCGACGGTGAGCCGCTCAAACACGTGCACGTGACCGAAAAAGGACTGGATTTGCAGCAGCTGATTCAAAAATTTCTCGGGGTGGCGGTTTGCTTCTCCCAAGGGGTTGACGACTACCTCGACAACGACGTGCCAGACGGAGGCATCAACTCGGACCATACTGAGCTCGAGGAAGGGGAGCCATACACTGAGCTTGAGCACGCGTGGGACGAGGCCTACGGGTACTTCGGCGCCGCTCGAGACTATACTCAGTACTCCGACGAAGAGATTGCTGGATCTGGCGGGCGTGACAGTCACCGCAATGGCTACTCCGATAGCAACGATGATGGGCATATTGACCTCACGAGTGAATACAATTTTGGTCACTCTACCAACGCCGCGAAGCGCGATCTGGGGGCGGAGGGGTCAATCGATTTCACCCAAGAGGCGTTTGACGCATTGTTGAGAGGCCGTCATGTGTTGGCGCATGCCACAGGCGCGCTCAATGAAGCAGAGAAGGGTTCCCTGGTTGCAGAGCGCGACATCATTGTGTCGGTTTGGGAAAAGATTATTGCGGCGACGGTCGTCCATTATATCAACGAGGTGTTGATCGACATGAAAACGTTCGGGACTGCAGGCTATGATTTTTACGCACATGCAAAGCACTGGTCGGAGATGAAGGGATTCGCCCTTGGGTTTCAATTTAGTCCTCGTTCGCCCTTGAGCGACGCAGAGTTTTTGGAGCTGCATCATTATCTCGGTCAGGCGCCCGTGCTGCCGGGGCAGGAGGGCGTCACGGCGTACGAGGACGGCCTGCGGATATCGCGCGCTGTGCTTGTGCAAGCGTATAACTTCGATCCCGCGAACGAGGGCGGTGTTGATGGTCAGGGGGGCTGGTAA
- the trxA gene encoding thioredoxin: MPILSVNEHNFQQEVLQSELPTLVDLYADWCEPCKVLEPILAEIAQELSGKLKIVRVDVEKSPVLAQSFRVQSIPMLVLFDKGNPVDQVVGLVDKNALLALVKPVLPTNSSEISPKELSTLIAQGQAVAIDIREKSDYHRYHIPSAIHLEADAVAEQVNTMTASDGPTRVLYSRSTDQAKELSERLYSQGTRVSYLAGGFLGWEAEGLEIERGS, encoded by the coding sequence ATGCCGATTCTTAGCGTCAACGAACACAACTTCCAGCAAGAAGTACTACAATCGGAGCTACCCACGCTCGTCGATCTGTATGCCGACTGGTGCGAGCCGTGCAAGGTGTTGGAGCCGATTCTGGCAGAAATTGCCCAGGAACTCTCGGGAAAGCTCAAAATTGTCCGTGTGGACGTTGAGAAGAGCCCCGTGTTAGCCCAGTCGTTCAGGGTTCAATCCATTCCCATGTTGGTACTATTTGACAAAGGGAACCCGGTGGACCAGGTGGTCGGGCTAGTCGATAAGAACGCGTTACTGGCGCTGGTCAAGCCAGTCCTGCCTACCAATTCGTCGGAGATCTCCCCAAAGGAACTGTCCACGCTAATTGCCCAAGGCCAAGCGGTCGCCATCGATATTCGCGAGAAAAGCGACTACCATCGATACCATATCCCGTCGGCCATCCATCTTGAGGCGGACGCTGTCGCGGAACAGGTAAATACCATGACGGCATCCGACGGCCCAACCCGAGTGCTCTACAGCCGAAGCACCGATCAAGCCAAAGAACTTTCTGAGCGCCTCTACTCGCAGGGCACAAGGGTTTCTTATCTTGCCGGTGGGTTTCTCGGCTGGGAGGCTGAAGGCCTGGAGATCGAGCGAGGTTCGTGA
- a CDS encoding EAL domain-containing protein — protein MVARVLMVDDEPLVLRAAARALGPLGLEIDIASSPEEALKHIAIHDYAVVAVDLGMQAMHGLELIYRIQQQHPYTMFVIVNGQLEDDPAGLLVSETIASLIYKPWEPQELAGALNRALEMGRLRRNRMESPKVLFVEDDPDYTDVVAEQLARTDWPGSLVPVPTLQEALSALSLEPYSAILLDLNLPDASELSGLAAIQQRAPGVPVVVLSGCHDESLALRAVHGGAQDYLFKGVANGNELRRAIGFAIERREMMQRISRLVHFDQLTNLPNRRLCHDHLHRAISRARAARSGAALLVVDIDRFHLINEERGHAVADRMLRDVAARIQHAISETQCLARIGADEFGVVIEHENPGDKARDIAMLISAALAEPMVLGKQPQNVTLSIGIALFPENGTTTDDILQCAEQAMHVAKTFRGTAYHFYSAEDHARELHDQQMERALRTAVERNELRLAYQAQFRLADQQLIGFEALLRWRHRTASISPNDFVPLLERGGMIHKVGRWVLKEACRQKALWNCAGLPTARIAVNVSAHELESPDFVEHVMEAINDTGLSPTSLELELTEGVLIANLDATVRILKRLGDFGVRIAVDDFGTGYSSLVYLKRLPIHALKIDRSFVADIGKRTEAEAICKGVIGLAHALGLEVIGEGVETAEQLDFLRDCGCDAAQGYLLGYPASASLIVPPHTNVAANG, from the coding sequence GTGGTCGCTCGCGTTCTCATGGTGGACGACGAGCCGTTGGTACTGCGCGCAGCGGCTCGTGCATTGGGACCCTTAGGCCTGGAAATCGATATCGCTTCCAGCCCTGAGGAAGCGCTCAAACACATTGCCATCCATGATTATGCGGTGGTTGCGGTGGATTTGGGAATGCAAGCCATGCACGGCCTAGAGCTCATCTATCGCATCCAACAACAGCATCCATACACGATGTTTGTGATCGTCAACGGGCAACTCGAGGATGACCCAGCAGGACTACTCGTTTCTGAAACGATCGCGTCTTTGATTTATAAGCCGTGGGAGCCGCAAGAACTGGCGGGTGCCTTGAATCGCGCGCTTGAGATGGGACGTCTGCGTCGCAATCGCATGGAAAGCCCCAAGGTGCTTTTCGTGGAAGATGATCCAGATTACACCGACGTCGTGGCCGAGCAGTTGGCTCGGACCGATTGGCCGGGAAGCTTGGTGCCAGTGCCTACGCTCCAAGAGGCGTTGTCTGCCTTATCGCTCGAACCATATTCGGCCATTTTGCTCGATCTAAACCTGCCCGACGCAAGTGAGCTCTCGGGACTTGCGGCAATCCAACAGCGCGCACCGGGAGTCCCAGTCGTGGTGCTCAGCGGCTGCCATGACGAAAGCCTCGCCCTGAGAGCCGTTCATGGGGGGGCACAAGACTATCTCTTCAAAGGTGTCGCCAACGGCAACGAGCTTCGCCGCGCCATTGGCTTTGCCATTGAACGCCGGGAAATGATGCAGCGGATTTCCCGCTTGGTTCATTTTGATCAGCTCACCAACTTACCCAATCGACGGCTTTGCCACGATCATTTACACCGCGCCATTTCACGAGCGCGCGCCGCTCGAAGTGGCGCCGCCTTGCTGGTGGTCGATATCGATCGATTTCATCTCATCAATGAGGAGCGTGGCCATGCCGTTGCCGATAGGATGTTACGCGACGTTGCCGCGCGCATTCAGCACGCGATCTCCGAGACGCAATGCTTAGCGCGTATTGGGGCAGACGAATTTGGCGTAGTCATCGAACATGAAAACCCTGGCGACAAAGCCCGCGACATCGCCATGTTGATCAGTGCGGCGCTGGCTGAGCCGATGGTGCTCGGGAAACAGCCTCAAAATGTCACTCTCAGCATCGGCATTGCGCTTTTTCCAGAGAATGGAACCACCACCGACGACATTCTGCAATGTGCGGAGCAAGCCATGCATGTTGCCAAGACGTTTCGAGGCACCGCCTACCATTTTTACAGTGCGGAAGATCACGCCCGCGAGCTCCATGACCAGCAAATGGAGCGCGCCCTTCGGACAGCGGTGGAGCGCAACGAGTTGCGCCTAGCCTACCAGGCTCAATTCCGCTTGGCCGACCAACAGCTCATCGGCTTTGAAGCGCTGTTGCGTTGGCGTCATCGCACAGCCTCCATTTCTCCCAACGACTTCGTTCCCTTGCTCGAGCGTGGCGGAATGATCCACAAAGTCGGACGTTGGGTGCTTAAGGAGGCGTGCCGACAAAAAGCCCTCTGGAATTGCGCTGGACTACCGACGGCGCGTATAGCCGTGAATGTATCTGCCCATGAATTGGAATCTCCTGACTTCGTCGAGCACGTGATGGAGGCGATCAACGACACCGGTCTCTCTCCCACATCTCTTGAGCTGGAACTCACCGAGGGAGTCTTGATCGCTAACTTGGATGCCACCGTGCGAATACTCAAACGACTGGGAGACTTCGGCGTACGCATTGCCGTCGACGACTTCGGCACGGGATACTCGTCGCTGGTCTATTTAAAGCGTCTCCCGATTCACGCACTTAAGATTGACCGCTCTTTTGTGGCGGATATTGGGAAACGCACCGAGGCAGAAGCGATATGCAAAGGTGTGATCGGTCTGGCACACGCGTTGGGACTGGAGGTCATTGGAGAGGGCGTGGAAACTGCAGAGCAATTGGATTTTTTGCGGGATTGTGGCTGCGATGCGGCTCAGGGTTATCTTCTCGGCTATCCGGCATCGGCTTCGCTCATCGTCCCGCCCCATACGAACGTGGCGGCAAACGGTTAG